A stretch of the Aggregatibacter sp. HMT-949 genome encodes the following:
- the mlaF gene encoding phospholipid ABC transporter ATP-binding protein MlaF, with the protein MNQNLIEVKNLTFKRGSRVIYDNLNLQVQKGKITAIMGPSGIGKTTLLKLIGGQLMPERGEILFDGQDICRLSNRELYEVRKRMGMLFQSGALFTDISTFDNVAFSIREHTRLPESLIRQIVLMKLEAVGLRGAAELMPSELSGGMARRAALARAIALDPDLIMFDEPFTGQDPISMGVIVSLIKRLNEALNLTSIVVSHDVQEVLSIADYAYIIADKHVIAEGTSEQLLQSRDPQVVQFLNGEADGPVKFHYPAGNYVEELF; encoded by the coding sequence ATGAATCAAAATTTAATCGAAGTAAAAAATCTCACCTTTAAACGGGGCAGTCGTGTGATTTACGATAACCTGAATTTACAGGTGCAAAAAGGTAAAATCACGGCGATTATGGGGCCTTCAGGAATAGGTAAAACCACTTTACTGAAATTAATCGGTGGTCAGCTGATGCCGGAACGAGGTGAGATTTTATTTGATGGACAGGATATTTGCCGCCTGTCGAATCGCGAGCTTTACGAAGTGCGTAAACGAATGGGCATGTTATTCCAGTCGGGAGCGCTGTTTACCGATATTTCTACTTTTGATAACGTGGCATTCTCGATTCGCGAACATACCCGATTGCCGGAAAGTTTAATTCGTCAAATCGTACTGATGAAATTAGAGGCCGTGGGCTTGCGCGGTGCGGCGGAATTAATGCCGTCCGAGCTTTCTGGCGGGATGGCACGTCGTGCTGCATTGGCTCGTGCGATTGCATTGGATCCGGATTTAATTATGTTTGATGAACCTTTCACCGGACAAGACCCGATTAGCATGGGCGTGATCGTAAGCCTGATTAAACGCTTGAACGAAGCGTTGAATTTGACTTCCATCGTCGTTTCGCACGATGTGCAGGAAGTGTTAAGTATCGCCGATTATGCTTATATTATCGCGGATAAACACGTAATTGCGGAGGGAACGTCCGAGCAACTATTGCAAAGTCGGGATCCACAAGTGGTGCAATTTTTAAACGGCGAAGCGGACGGTCCGGTGAAATTTCATTATCCGGCTGGAAACTATGTGGAGGAATTATTCTGA
- the mlaE gene encoding lipid asymmetry maintenance ABC transporter permease subunit MlaE produces MIVDMISSLGRNVIQFFQALGRAGFMLFGALVGKPQIRKHFPLLIKQLHVLGVQSLLIIMLSGLFIGMVLGLQGYVVLVDFSAETSLGQLVALSLLRELGPVVTALLFAGRAGSALTAEIGLMKATEQLSSLEMMAVDPLRRVIAPRFWAGVIAMPILSIIFIAIGIWGGALVGVDWKGVDAGSFWSVMQNAVSWSYDILNGFIKSVFFAIAVVWIALFNGYDCMPTSEGISQATTRTVVHASLVVLGLDFILTAIMFGAG; encoded by the coding sequence ATGATTGTTGATATGATTTCTTCCCTCGGACGTAATGTGATCCAATTTTTCCAAGCATTGGGACGCGCTGGTTTTATGTTGTTCGGCGCATTAGTCGGTAAACCGCAGATACGTAAACATTTTCCGTTGTTGATTAAGCAATTACACGTGTTGGGCGTGCAATCGTTATTGATCATAATGCTTTCCGGCTTATTTATCGGCATGGTATTGGGCTTACAGGGCTATGTCGTGTTGGTGGATTTTTCAGCCGAAACCAGTCTTGGTCAGCTTGTTGCGCTTTCATTGTTGCGGGAATTAGGTCCGGTCGTGACCGCGCTTTTATTTGCTGGTCGTGCGGGCTCCGCATTGACTGCTGAAATTGGCTTAATGAAAGCCACTGAGCAACTTTCCAGCCTTGAAATGATGGCAGTCGATCCGTTACGCCGAGTGATTGCACCGCGTTTTTGGGCAGGCGTGATTGCGATGCCGATTCTTTCCATTATTTTTATTGCTATCGGTATTTGGGGGGGCGCTTTAGTCGGTGTGGATTGGAAAGGCGTGGATGCAGGTAGTTTCTGGTCGGTAATGCAAAATGCCGTGAGCTGGAGTTACGATATCCTCAATGGATTTATTAAGAGCGTATTCTTTGCCATTGCGGTGGTGTGGATTGCGTTATTCAACGGTTATGATTGTATGCCGACTTCTGAAGGGATCAGTCAAGCCACAACAAGAACCGTTGTCCATGCATCATTAGTGGTACTGGGATTAGACTTTATCTTAACTGCCATAATGTTTGGGGCAGGTTAA
- the mlaD gene encoding outer membrane lipid asymmetry maintenance protein MlaD codes for MRQTVKYEFWVGLFLLLGIGALVFLGLRVANVQGFGENKSYTVTATFDNIGGLKVRAPLKLGGVVIGRVSGIELDEKTYLPKVNIEINQEYDEIPENSSLSIKTSGLLGEQYIALTMGFDDGETAMLKNGSQIQDTKSAMVLEDLIGQFLYGDKKSEGDATNAEPAAK; via the coding sequence ATGCGACAAACCGTTAAATATGAATTTTGGGTAGGCTTATTTTTGTTACTGGGTATCGGTGCTTTAGTATTTTTAGGTTTACGAGTGGCCAATGTGCAAGGTTTTGGCGAAAACAAATCTTATACCGTCACTGCAACTTTTGATAATATCGGCGGGCTGAAAGTCCGCGCTCCTCTTAAGTTGGGCGGCGTAGTGATTGGTCGAGTGAGTGGCATTGAGTTAGACGAAAAAACCTATTTACCGAAGGTGAACATCGAGATTAACCAAGAATACGATGAAATTCCGGAAAATAGCTCGTTGTCGATTAAAACGTCGGGGTTATTGGGCGAACAATATATCGCGTTGACAATGGGCTTTGATGACGGCGAAACCGCCATGTTAAAAAACGGTAGCCAAATCCAAGACACCAAATCCGCAATGGTATTGGAGGATTTAATTGGTCAATTCCTTTATGGCGATAAAAAATCTGAAGGTGATGCGACAAACGCAGAACCGGCAGCAAAATAA
- the mlaC gene encoding phospholipid-binding protein MlaC, which translates to MKINQLKKWFTVLTFAVSTLFVTSTAIAETNPYVLMQQASDKLFSDIKANQGKIKQNPDYLRTIVRNDLLPYVQVNYAGSLVLGSYFKSTTPEQRDKFFKAFGDFIEQAYAQVLTAYSSQQIQIEPAKEIGDKNLVNIRVNIMQTGGAAPIKLDFKWRKNSKTGEWQAYDMVAEGVSMVVTKQNEWSSILRQQGIDALTAQIQKTAAQPVTLSK; encoded by the coding sequence ATGAAAATCAATCAATTAAAAAAATGGTTTACCGTTTTAACTTTTGCCGTGAGCACACTTTTCGTGACGAGCACCGCAATCGCGGAAACCAATCCTTATGTGTTGATGCAACAAGCATCGGATAAATTATTTTCAGACATTAAAGCGAACCAAGGTAAAATTAAACAAAATCCGGACTATTTACGTACTATCGTGCGTAATGATTTATTGCCTTATGTGCAAGTGAATTATGCCGGTTCTTTAGTGCTAGGTTCGTATTTTAAATCTACTACACCGGAACAACGCGATAAGTTTTTCAAGGCTTTCGGAGATTTTATCGAACAAGCCTACGCGCAAGTATTGACCGCATACAGTAGCCAACAAATTCAAATAGAACCGGCAAAAGAAATCGGCGATAAAAACTTGGTGAACATTCGCGTAAATATCATGCAAACCGGTGGTGCAGCGCCGATTAAATTAGATTTTAAATGGCGTAAAAATAGTAAAACCGGGGAATGGCAAGCCTACGACATGGTGGCCGAAGGCGTCAGCATGGTCGTAACTAAACAAAATGAATGGAGCAGCATTTTACGTCAACAAGGAATTGACGCCTTGACTGCACAGATTCAAAAAACTGCGGCTCAACCTGTCACCTTAAGCAAATAA
- a CDS encoding lipid asymmetry maintenance protein MlaB, whose translation MLNWDLVQNNDKIALRFSGELSRNTLLPLWQQRASFLSETKLTQPYIEWDLSGVTRIDSAGFALLCNFLHDSQQLPNKTVRLVNPPQQLLTLADLVNLSDWIASFTDSH comes from the coding sequence ATGTTAAATTGGGATTTAGTACAAAACAATGATAAGATAGCGCTCCGATTTTCGGGGGAGCTATCTCGTAACACGTTGCTACCATTATGGCAGCAACGTGCTTCTTTTTTATCTGAGACAAAATTAACTCAACCATATATCGAATGGGATTTAAGCGGTGTCACGAGAATTGATTCCGCAGGCTTTGCACTGTTGTGCAATTTTTTACACGATAGCCAACAACTTCCTAATAAAACGGTGCGCTTAGTTAACCCCCCTCAACAATTACTTACGTTGGCGGATTTAGTCAATTTATCTGACTGGATTGCCTCGTTTACCGATAGTCATTAA
- a CDS encoding BolA family protein, protein MELQEIERILKETLNLNEVYAQGENAHFGVIVVSDEIAALSKLKQQQTIYAPLMPYFSTGEIHALTIKTYTTEKWEMDRLLHQAS, encoded by the coding sequence ATGGAACTGCAAGAAATTGAACGAATTTTAAAAGAAACGTTAAACCTGAATGAAGTTTACGCTCAAGGCGAAAATGCGCACTTTGGCGTGATCGTAGTAAGTGATGAAATCGCGGCCTTATCGAAATTAAAACAGCAACAAACGATTTATGCGCCACTTATGCCTTATTTCAGTACGGGTGAGATTCATGCGTTGACGATCAAAACTTATACCACCGAAAAGTGGGAAATGGATCGTCTTTTACACCAAGCCAGTTAA
- the murA gene encoding UDP-N-acetylglucosamine 1-carboxyvinyltransferase, whose amino-acid sequence MEKFRVYGGQSRLSGTVSISGAKNAALPILFASILATEPVKLTNVPELKDIETTLKILRKLGVIAKRDASNAVLLDASKIDHFVAPYDLVKTMRASIWALAPLVARFHQGQVSLPGGCSIGARPVDLHISGLEKMGADIVLEEGYVKAQVADRLVGTRIVMEKVSVGATLSMMMAATLAKGTTVIENAAREPEIVDTADFLNKMGAKISGAGSDHITIEGVDRLTGCEHRIVPDRIETGTFLIAGAISGGRVVCKNTKADTLDAVIDKLREAGAQVDIAEDSITLDMFGNRPKAVNIRTAPHPGFPTDMQAQFTLLNMVAEGTSIITETIFENRFMHIPELIRMGGKAEIEGNTAVCHGVEQLSGAEVMATDLRASISLVLAGCIASGETIVDRIYHIDRGYEHIEEKLRSLGARIERFSDQNIEM is encoded by the coding sequence ATGGAAAAATTTCGTGTTTATGGTGGGCAGTCTCGTTTAAGTGGCACAGTGAGTATTTCCGGCGCTAAAAACGCTGCGTTGCCAATTCTTTTTGCTAGCATTTTAGCGACCGAGCCGGTTAAATTAACCAATGTGCCTGAACTCAAAGATATTGAAACCACACTTAAAATTTTACGTAAACTCGGCGTTATCGCCAAACGTGATGCCTCCAATGCGGTGCTGTTGGACGCATCCAAAATTGACCATTTCGTCGCACCTTATGATTTGGTAAAAACCATGCGTGCTTCTATTTGGGCGTTGGCTCCGTTAGTAGCGCGTTTTCACCAAGGTCAGGTTTCGTTGCCGGGCGGTTGTTCTATTGGTGCGCGACCGGTCGATTTGCATATCAGCGGTTTAGAAAAAATGGGTGCCGATATTGTATTGGAAGAAGGTTACGTAAAAGCGCAAGTCGCAGATCGTTTGGTTGGCACTCGTATTGTAATGGAGAAAGTGAGTGTTGGTGCAACCTTATCGATGATGATGGCGGCGACCCTTGCCAAAGGTACGACCGTGATTGAAAACGCCGCGCGCGAACCGGAAATCGTGGATACAGCCGATTTCTTAAATAAAATGGGTGCGAAAATTAGTGGCGCCGGTTCCGATCATATTACAATTGAAGGCGTTGATCGTCTAACCGGTTGTGAGCACCGCATTGTACCTGATCGCATTGAAACCGGAACATTTTTGATTGCCGGCGCGATTTCCGGTGGTCGCGTGGTTTGTAAGAATACCAAAGCCGATACTTTGGATGCGGTCATTGATAAATTACGTGAAGCTGGTGCACAAGTAGATATTGCTGAAGATAGCATTACTCTTGATATGTTCGGCAATCGCCCGAAAGCGGTAAACATCCGCACAGCACCGCATCCGGGTTTTCCGACGGATATGCAGGCACAGTTCACGTTATTAAATATGGTGGCCGAAGGCACCAGCATTATTACTGAAACCATTTTTGAAAATCGCTTTATGCATATTCCGGAACTCATTCGCATGGGGGGGAAAGCGGAAATTGAAGGCAACACGGCAGTGTGTCACGGTGTAGAGCAACTTTCCGGTGCCGAGGTGATGGCGACAGACTTACGTGCCTCAATTAGTTTAGTTTTAGCGGGTTGTATCGCTTCCGGCGAAACTATCGTGGATCGTATTTACCATATCGATCGCGGTTATGAACATATTGAAGAAAAACTTCGCAGTTTAGGCGCGAGAATCGAACGTTTTTCTGATCAAAATATAGAAATGTAA
- the dksA gene encoding RNA polymerase-binding protein DksA, with amino-acid sequence MSKASLSLLDLAGVKPYQPKKGEEYMNEDQILHFRKILTAWHEQIMEEASRTVAHMRDEAANFPDPADRATQEEEFSLELRNRDRERKLMKKIESTLKKLDSEDFGYCDSCGEEIGIRRLEARPTADLCIDCKTLAEIREKQVAG; translated from the coding sequence ATGTCGAAAGCATCGCTAAGTTTATTAGATCTTGCAGGCGTTAAACCATATCAACCAAAAAAAGGTGAAGAATATATGAACGAAGATCAAATTCTTCACTTCCGTAAAATCTTAACGGCTTGGCACGAACAAATCATGGAAGAGGCATCCCGCACTGTAGCGCATATGCGTGATGAAGCGGCGAACTTCCCGGATCCGGCTGATCGTGCGACTCAGGAAGAGGAATTCAGCTTAGAACTACGCAACCGCGACCGCGAACGTAAATTAATGAAAAAAATCGAATCTACCTTGAAAAAACTTGATAGCGAAGATTTCGGTTATTGCGATTCTTGCGGTGAGGAAATCGGTATTCGTCGTCTAGAAGCACGTCCGACTGCCGATCTCTGCATTGATTGTAAAACCCTGGCGGAAATTCGTGAAAAACAAGTAGCGGGTTAG
- a CDS encoding DNA internalization-related competence protein ComEC/Rec2, whose amino-acid sequence MPFNLFILAGAMIFASFSLLVLPDFLLLTDKTLWLCLLVLIPLLLSAYLCKKISIYRILVVLIIIVSALAYAHSFALDLLNQANSVSARKQQLSFTVEEVLHQQAYQTIIARAQLAEGLPEQRIFLNWKAEERPFLGEQWQGEVTLRPLSARLNLGGFDRQQWYFSKGVIAVGTVKEAIKIGENFSWRTTKLQRALRQTSDLSQQGLLMALAFGERAWLDDTSWKIYQQTNTAHLIAISGLHIGLAAGIGFLLLRALQFALPTLAIQPLLPILNGLLFALLYAYLAGFSVPTLRAISALVFVAFIQFSRRYYSAYQLFVLVVAFLLFYDPLMPLSTSFWLSAGAVGCLIVWYRYVPFSLFQWRHKPFSPKVQWVLGLFHLQFGLLILFTPLQLFLFNSVAANGFFANLIAVPLYSFLLVPLILFAVLTDGAFYSWSLANGLAEAITRLIAFFQGEQLIFSFNSALILTAICSLLFLLLIRFIYRERAISPQNWQIKPSRGFTLNIIEPWSPVRRKKITAGLIGIALLCLSSVLIRQCSAPHWHLDTLDVGQGLATLIVKNNRAILYDTGAAWKGGSMAELEILPYLRREGITPEKLILSHDDNDHAGGAKAIFEAYPNAVLISPSAQSYGETYRIECLQGKVWHWQGLSLTVLSPQHRIERAENADSCVILVEDGRHRVLLTGDAEIKNEQVFARSLGKIDVLQVGHHGSKTSTGEFLLAQSKPDIAVISSGRWNPWKFPHPSVMERLRRYQSRVENTAVSGQIRVNFYSEKLAVQRARHAFSPWYAREIGFSNE is encoded by the coding sequence ATGCCTTTTAATTTATTCATCCTTGCCGGAGCAATGATTTTTGCCTCCTTTTCGTTGTTAGTTTTACCGGACTTTCTTTTGTTAACCGATAAAACCCTGTGGCTTTGTCTATTAGTGCTGATTCCGCTCTTATTGAGCGCTTATTTGTGTAAAAAAATATCGATTTACCGTATTTTGGTGGTGTTGATTATCATCGTTTCTGCATTAGCCTACGCTCATTCTTTCGCCCTGGATTTATTAAACCAAGCCAATTCGGTCTCGGCTCGCAAACAGCAATTAAGTTTTACCGTCGAGGAAGTGCTACATCAACAAGCATATCAAACAATCATTGCGCGAGCTCAATTGGCAGAAGGACTGCCGGAACAACGTATTTTTTTGAATTGGAAAGCCGAAGAACGGCCTTTTTTAGGCGAACAATGGCAAGGCGAGGTTACTTTGCGCCCGCTTTCTGCAAGATTGAATTTGGGCGGATTTGATCGACAGCAATGGTATTTTTCCAAAGGTGTTATTGCCGTGGGAACGGTAAAAGAAGCGATTAAAATAGGTGAAAACTTTTCGTGGCGTACGACAAAATTACAACGCGCGTTACGACAAACCTCGGATCTGTCGCAACAAGGGCTGTTAATGGCGCTGGCATTTGGCGAACGGGCTTGGTTGGACGATACTTCTTGGAAAATTTACCAACAAACTAACACCGCACATTTAATCGCTATTTCCGGTTTACATATCGGCTTGGCGGCGGGCATTGGTTTTTTATTGCTGCGCGCGTTACAATTTGCACTGCCGACATTGGCTATCCAACCGCTTTTGCCGATATTAAATGGGCTGCTTTTTGCGCTGCTTTATGCGTATTTGGCCGGCTTTAGCGTACCGACTTTACGTGCCATTTCCGCTTTAGTTTTTGTGGCTTTTATTCAATTTTCACGACGCTATTATTCCGCCTACCAGCTTTTCGTATTAGTGGTGGCGTTTCTATTGTTTTATGATCCGCTGATGCCCCTTTCTACCAGCTTCTGGCTTTCCGCCGGTGCGGTGGGTTGTTTGATCGTATGGTACCGCTATGTACCATTTTCCTTATTTCAATGGCGTCATAAACCTTTTTCGCCCAAAGTTCAGTGGGTTTTAGGGTTATTTCATTTGCAATTCGGTTTGTTAATACTATTCACCCCTTTGCAGCTTTTTTTGTTTAACAGCGTGGCAGCAAATGGTTTTTTTGCCAACCTGATTGCTGTGCCATTGTATAGCTTCTTGTTGGTGCCGTTGATTTTGTTTGCGGTATTGACCGATGGCGCTTTTTATTCTTGGTCATTGGCAAACGGATTGGCAGAAGCGATTACTCGGCTGATCGCTTTTTTTCAAGGTGAACAACTGATATTTTCCTTTAATTCGGCATTAATATTGACTGCAATTTGTAGCTTACTTTTTCTCCTACTGATTCGTTTTATTTATCGTGAACGAGCGATTTCCCCGCAAAATTGGCAAATTAAACCGTCCCGCGGTTTTACCTTAAATATAATCGAGCCTTGGTCTCCCGTTCGACGGAAAAAAATAACCGCAGGCTTAATCGGCATAGCGCTTTTGTGCTTGTCTTCGGTGCTTATTCGACAATGTTCGGCACCGCATTGGCATCTTGACACGCTTGACGTAGGGCAGGGCTTGGCCACTTTAATTGTAAAGAATAATCGTGCGATTTTGTATGATACCGGCGCTGCATGGAAAGGCGGTTCTATGGCGGAGCTGGAAATTTTGCCTTATTTGCGGCGCGAAGGTATTACGCCGGAAAAACTGATTTTAAGCCATGATGATAATGATCATGCCGGCGGTGCAAAAGCAATTTTCGAGGCTTATCCCAATGCGGTGCTAATTAGCCCTTCCGCGCAAAGCTACGGTGAAACGTATCGCATCGAATGTTTACAAGGCAAAGTTTGGCACTGGCAAGGTTTATCTTTAACTGTACTCTCTCCGCAGCACCGCATTGAACGCGCGGAAAATGCGGATTCTTGTGTGATTTTAGTCGAGGACGGCCGTCATCGCGTGTTATTAACGGGCGATGCAGAAATCAAAAACGAACAAGTATTTGCCCGTTCGCTGGGGAAAATCGATGTGTTACAGGTTGGCCATCATGGGAGTAAAACGTCCACCGGAGAATTTCTGTTAGCGCAAAGCAAGCCGGATATCGCCGTAATTTCCAGCGGACGCTGGAATCCGTGGAAATTCCCTCATCCTTCGGTGATGGAACGTTTGCGTCGTTATCAAAGTCGGGTGGAAAATACCGCGGTGTCGGGACAAATCAGAGTGAATTTTTATTCCGAGAAATTGGCGGTTCAACGGGCGCGTCATGCTTTTTCGCCTTGGTATGCGCGGGAAATTGGATTCTCAAACGAATAA
- the msbA gene encoding lipid A ABC transporter ATP-binding protein/permease MsbA, giving the protein MQNQKLQDDFSTVQTFKRLWPMIKPYKAGLVVAGGALVFNALADSGLIYLLKPLLDEGFGEADHSFLKLMAFVVIGVIFLRGATSFVSNYCLAWVSGKVVMNMRRRLFKHLMFMPVSFFDSNPTGKLLSRITYDSEMIANSSSNSLITIVREGAYIISLLAVMFYTSWELTIVLFIIGPIIAVLIRTVSKIFRKLSKNMQDSMGELTSTTEQMLKGHKVVLSFGGQYVEEERFNQVSNDMRRKGMKMVTADAISDPVVQIIASLALAAVLYLATTPLIANDNLSAGSFTVVFSSMLAMMRPLKSLTNVNSQFQRGMAACQTLFAILDLEPEKDNGSYKAEPAKGEVEFKNVSFAYQGKNELTLNHISFKLPAGKTIALVGRSGSGKSTIANLVTRFYDIEQGEILLDGVNIKDYRLSNLRENCAVVSQQVHLFNDTIANNIAYAAKDKYSREEIIAAAKAAYALEFIEKLPQGFDTVIGENGASLSGGQRQRLAIARALLRNSPVLILDEATSALDTESERAIQAALEALKKDRTVLVIAHRLSTIENADEILVIDHGEIRERGTHQQLLDLNGVYKQLHNMQFSG; this is encoded by the coding sequence ATGCAAAATCAAAAATTACAAGACGATTTTTCTACTGTGCAGACTTTTAAGCGTTTGTGGCCGATGATTAAGCCTTATAAAGCCGGTTTAGTAGTGGCGGGGGGCGCTTTAGTTTTTAATGCATTGGCAGATTCCGGTTTGATTTACTTATTAAAACCATTGCTTGACGAAGGTTTCGGCGAGGCTGATCACAGTTTTTTGAAACTGATGGCATTTGTAGTGATCGGGGTGATTTTTTTGCGTGGTGCCACTAGTTTTGTGTCTAATTATTGTTTGGCTTGGGTGTCGGGCAAAGTGGTGATGAATATGCGTCGTCGCTTGTTTAAGCATTTGATGTTTATGCCCGTGAGTTTTTTTGATAGCAATCCTACCGGAAAACTTCTTTCGCGCATCACTTATGATTCCGAGATGATTGCCAATTCTTCGTCGAATTCATTAATTACCATCGTACGCGAAGGCGCCTATATTATTTCCTTGTTGGCGGTAATGTTTTATACCAGTTGGGAATTGACGATCGTGCTTTTTATTATCGGGCCGATTATTGCGGTGCTGATTCGAACAGTGTCGAAAATTTTCCGCAAATTAAGTAAAAACATGCAGGATTCCATGGGCGAACTAACCTCTACCACGGAACAGATGCTGAAAGGGCATAAAGTGGTGCTATCTTTCGGCGGACAATATGTGGAGGAAGAACGTTTTAATCAGGTGAGTAACGATATGCGTCGTAAAGGCATGAAAATGGTGACCGCGGATGCGATTTCCGATCCTGTGGTACAAATTATCGCCTCGCTTGCTCTCGCTGCGGTACTTTATCTGGCAACCACGCCCTTAATTGCTAACGATAATCTGAGCGCAGGTTCTTTTACCGTGGTGTTTTCTTCCATGTTGGCGATGATGCGTCCGTTAAAATCTCTAACTAATGTAAACTCTCAATTTCAACGTGGAATGGCTGCCTGTCAGACATTATTTGCCATTTTGGATCTCGAACCGGAGAAAGACAACGGCAGTTACAAAGCCGAGCCCGCGAAAGGCGAAGTGGAATTTAAAAATGTCAGTTTTGCTTATCAAGGCAAAAATGAATTGACACTTAATCATATTTCCTTCAAATTGCCGGCGGGAAAAACTATCGCTTTGGTAGGGCGTTCCGGTTCTGGTAAATCGACTATCGCCAATTTGGTAACGCGTTTTTACGATATTGAACAAGGCGAAATTTTACTTGACGGCGTGAATATTAAAGATTATCGCTTATCTAATTTACGCGAAAATTGCGCGGTGGTTTCACAGCAAGTGCATTTGTTTAACGATACCATTGCCAACAATATTGCTTATGCGGCGAAAGATAAATATTCCCGTGAAGAAATTATCGCTGCGGCGAAAGCGGCTTATGCACTGGAATTTATCGAAAAATTACCGCAAGGTTTTGATACGGTTATTGGTGAAAACGGCGCTAGTCTGTCCGGCGGTCAGCGCCAACGTTTAGCAATTGCTCGCGCATTATTGCGCAACTCACCGGTATTGATTTTGGATGAAGCGACTTCAGCATTAGACACGGAATCCGAACGCGCAATTCAAGCCGCATTGGAAGCATTGAAAAAAGATCGTACTGTATTGGTGATTGCACATCGCTTGTCCACCATTGAAAACGCCGATGAAATTTTAGTCATCGATCACGGCGAAATTCGTGAACGCGGCACTCACCAACAATTACTTGATTTAAACGGCGTGTACAAACAGTTGCATAATATGCAATTTAGTGGTTAA